The Streptomyces sp. HUAS CB01 genome has a segment encoding these proteins:
- a CDS encoding STAS domain-containing protein yields the protein MHIRGDHAELVVGGRLDVRSAADARTVLHSAVDDGVGDLVLDLSNLDSWDATGLGVIMGAHRRAGRCGRRLVLRGVPPQMQRLLVATRLHRILAIEGGIAAESLPRV from the coding sequence ATGCACATCAGGGGCGACCATGCCGAGCTGGTCGTCGGGGGCCGCCTCGACGTCCGGAGCGCGGCGGACGCCCGAACGGTCCTGCACTCGGCCGTCGACGACGGAGTGGGCGATCTCGTGCTCGACCTGAGCAACCTGGACTCCTGGGACGCCACCGGTCTCGGGGTCATCATGGGCGCGCACCGACGGGCCGGCCGCTGCGGCCGACGCCTCGTCCTGCGCGGTGTGCCGCCGCAGATGCAGCGGCTCCTGGTGGCCACCCGGCTGCACCGCATCCTGGCCATCGAGGGCGGAATCGCCGCAGAGTCCCTGCCTCGGGTCTGA
- a CDS encoding 3-hydroxyacyl-CoA dehydrogenase family protein: MARKLAVIGAGLMGSGIAQVSAQAGWDVVLRDVTDAALTRGTDGIKASYDRFVAKGKFEAADAEAALGRITTTTDLDAVADADIVVEAVFEKLEVKHEIFRALDKLVRDEAVLASNTSAIPITKIAAVTGRPERVVGTHFFSPVPMMQLCELVRGYKTSDETLATAREFAESVGKTCIVVNRDVAGFVTTRLISALVVEAAKLYESGVATAEDIDIACKLGFGHAMGPLATADLTGVDILLHATSNIYTESQDEKFAPPELMRRMVDAGDIGRKSGQGFYKH; the protein is encoded by the coding sequence GTGGCCAGGAAGCTCGCCGTCATCGGGGCCGGACTGATGGGGTCCGGAATCGCGCAGGTCTCCGCCCAAGCGGGCTGGGACGTCGTGCTGCGCGACGTCACCGACGCGGCCCTGACCCGCGGCACCGACGGCATCAAGGCCTCGTACGACAGGTTCGTCGCCAAGGGGAAGTTCGAAGCGGCCGACGCCGAGGCCGCGTTGGGGCGCATCACCACGACCACGGACCTCGACGCCGTCGCCGACGCGGACATCGTCGTGGAGGCGGTCTTCGAGAAGCTCGAGGTGAAGCACGAGATCTTCCGTGCGCTCGACAAGCTCGTACGCGACGAGGCGGTGCTCGCCTCCAACACGTCCGCCATCCCGATCACCAAGATCGCGGCGGTGACCGGGCGGCCGGAGCGCGTCGTCGGCACCCACTTCTTCTCGCCCGTCCCGATGATGCAGCTGTGCGAACTCGTCCGCGGCTACAAGACCAGCGACGAAACGCTCGCCACCGCACGCGAGTTCGCCGAGTCCGTGGGCAAGACCTGCATCGTCGTCAACCGCGACGTCGCCGGCTTCGTGACCACGCGTCTGATCTCGGCGCTCGTCGTCGAGGCCGCCAAGCTGTACGAGTCGGGCGTCGCGACCGCCGAGGACATCGACATCGCCTGCAAGCTGGGCTTCGGGCACGCGATGGGGCCGCTGGCCACCGCCGACCTGACCGGCGTCGACATCCTGCTCCACGCGACGAGCAACATCTACACCGAGTCCCAGGACGAGAAGTTCGCGCCGCCGGAGCTGATGCGCCGGATGGTGGACGCCGGTGACATCGGACGCAAGAGCGGGCAGGGCTTCTACAAGCACTGA
- the atpD gene encoding F0F1 ATP synthase subunit beta — MTTTVEPTAPAGVATGRVARVIGPVVDVEFPVDAMPEIYNALKVEVPDPATPGTTKTLTLEVAQHLGEGVVRTISMQPTDGLVRQAPVTNTGKGITVPVGDFTKGKVFNTLGEVLNEPEANGQESERWEIHRRAPKFEDLESKTEMFETGLKVVDLLTPYVKGGKIGLFGGAGVGKTVLIQEMIMRVAKLHEGVSVFAGVGERTREGNDLIAEMEESGVLDKTALVFGQMDEPPGTRLRVALAGLTMAEYFRDVQKQDVLFFIDNIFRFTQAGSEVSTLLGRMPSAVGYQPNLADEMGLLQERITSTRGHSITSMQAIYVPADDLTDPAPATTFAHLDATTVLSRPISEKGIYPAVDPLDSTSRILDPRYISQDHYTTAMRVKGILQKYKDLQDIIAILGIDELGEEDKLVVHRARRVERFLSQNTHAAKQFTGVDGSDVPLDESIAAFNAICDGDFDHFPEQAFFMCGGLEDLKKNAKELGVS; from the coding sequence ATGACCACCACTGTTGAGCCGACCGCTCCTGCTGGCGTGGCCACTGGCCGCGTCGCGCGGGTCATCGGCCCGGTCGTCGACGTGGAGTTCCCCGTCGACGCGATGCCGGAGATCTACAACGCGCTGAAGGTCGAGGTGCCGGACCCGGCGACCCCGGGCACCACCAAGACCCTGACGCTCGAGGTCGCGCAGCACCTCGGTGAGGGTGTCGTCCGCACCATCTCGATGCAGCCCACCGACGGTCTGGTCCGCCAGGCCCCGGTGACCAACACGGGCAAGGGCATCACCGTCCCGGTCGGCGACTTCACCAAGGGCAAGGTGTTCAACACCCTCGGTGAGGTGCTGAACGAGCCGGAGGCGAACGGCCAGGAGTCCGAGCGCTGGGAGATCCACCGCAGGGCCCCGAAGTTCGAGGACCTCGAGTCGAAGACCGAGATGTTCGAGACCGGCCTGAAGGTCGTCGACCTTCTCACCCCGTACGTCAAGGGTGGAAAGATCGGTCTGTTCGGTGGCGCCGGTGTCGGCAAGACCGTCCTCATCCAGGAAATGATCATGCGTGTGGCGAAGCTGCACGAGGGCGTTTCCGTGTTCGCCGGCGTCGGTGAGCGCACCCGTGAGGGCAACGACCTCATCGCGGAGATGGAGGAGTCCGGCGTTCTCGACAAGACCGCGCTGGTCTTCGGTCAGATGGACGAGCCCCCGGGCACCCGTCTGCGCGTCGCCCTGGCCGGTCTGACCATGGCGGAGTACTTCCGCGATGTGCAGAAGCAGGACGTGCTGTTCTTCATCGACAACATCTTCCGCTTCACCCAGGCCGGTTCCGAGGTGTCCACCCTGCTCGGCCGCATGCCGTCCGCGGTGGGTTACCAGCCGAACCTGGCGGACGAGATGGGCCTCCTGCAGGAGCGCATCACCTCGACCCGTGGTCACTCGATCACCTCGATGCAGGCGATCTACGTCCCCGCGGACGACCTGACCGACCCGGCGCCGGCGACCACCTTCGCCCACCTCGACGCGACGACGGTTCTCTCCCGTCCGATCTCCGAGAAGGGCATCTACCCCGCGGTGGACCCGCTGGACTCCACGTCCCGCATCCTGGACCCGCGTTACATCTCGCAGGACCACTACACGACCGCCATGCGCGTCAAGGGGATCCTGCAGAAGTACAAGGACCTCCAGGACATCATCGCGATCCTCGGTATCGACGAGCTGGGCGAGGAGGACAAGCTGGTCGTCCACCGTGCCCGTCGTGTCGAGCGCTTCCTGTCCCAGAACACCCACGCGGCGAAGCAGTTCACCGGTGTGGACGGTTCGGACGTTCCGCTGGACGAGTCGATCGCCGCGTTCAACGCGATCTGCGACGGCGACTTCGACCACTTCCCGGAGCAGGCCTTCTTCATGTGCGGTGGTCTCGAGGACCTCAAGAAGAACGCCAAGGAGCTCGGCGTCTCCTGA
- a CDS encoding sensor histidine kinase, translated as MVTIPRPHRDDVLIAVTGLAGGLLLWSLGLHTTEGGRPLSGPWLTLVPLLAMSGLELLRRTMPRTALLAGTAAIVADQFTPGNIATVLMFTDIVYAAVVYGPPASARRIPYATGLITVGATIGFLAWFQKPSGLLLGVVVGLVSFGPAATGALVRDHRDAAEAARLRAEQTALLAEMDRREAIIAERARMARELHDMVANHLSAIAIHSTAALSLDEPATTRQALTVIRENSVEGLTEMRRLIGLLRDSGDDAEPAVAPTLAGLDALVAQARANGAASGLDFTLDNAIDADAAPPAPVALAAYRIVQESLTNALKHADAGEVAVRLTGGTGSALTVTVTSPYGSRPDPRAPGSGAGLVGMRERIALLGGEFEAGPEPGPAGYGTKIWRVRAMLPMVNDKEPSA; from the coding sequence GTGGTGACCATCCCCCGCCCCCATCGCGACGACGTGCTCATCGCCGTCACCGGCCTCGCCGGCGGTCTGCTGCTGTGGTCGCTCGGGCTGCACACCACCGAGGGCGGCCGTCCGCTGTCCGGGCCGTGGCTCACCCTCGTACCGCTCCTCGCCATGTCGGGGCTGGAGCTGCTGCGGCGGACCATGCCGAGGACGGCGCTCCTCGCCGGCACCGCCGCGATCGTGGCGGACCAGTTCACACCGGGAAACATCGCCACGGTCCTGATGTTCACGGACATCGTGTACGCGGCCGTCGTGTACGGCCCGCCGGCCTCGGCCCGGCGCATCCCGTACGCCACCGGGCTGATCACGGTGGGGGCGACGATCGGCTTCCTCGCCTGGTTCCAGAAGCCCTCCGGGCTGCTCCTCGGCGTGGTCGTGGGGCTGGTGTCGTTCGGTCCCGCCGCGACCGGCGCGCTCGTGCGCGACCACCGCGATGCCGCGGAGGCGGCACGGCTGCGCGCGGAACAGACGGCCCTGCTCGCCGAGATGGACCGCAGGGAGGCGATCATCGCCGAGCGCGCCCGGATGGCCCGGGAGCTGCACGACATGGTCGCCAACCACCTCTCCGCGATCGCCATCCACTCCACCGCCGCGCTGTCCCTGGACGAGCCCGCGACGACCCGGCAGGCCCTCACCGTCATCCGCGAGAACAGCGTGGAGGGCCTGACGGAGATGCGCCGGCTGATCGGGCTGCTGAGGGACAGCGGTGACGACGCCGAGCCCGCCGTCGCGCCCACCCTGGCGGGCCTCGACGCGCTCGTGGCGCAGGCCCGGGCCAACGGTGCCGCGAGCGGACTGGACTTCACGCTGGACAACGCGATCGACGCGGACGCGGCGCCGCCCGCCCCGGTGGCCCTCGCCGCGTACCGGATCGTGCAGGAGTCGCTCACGAACGCGCTGAAGCACGCGGACGCGGGCGAGGTCGCCGTCCGGCTCACCGGCGGCACCGGCAGCGCGCTGACCGTGACGGTGACCAGCCCGTACGGCAGCAGGCCGGACCCGCGCGCGCCGGGTTCGGGCGCCGGACTGGTCGGGATGCGCGAGCGGATCGCGCTGCTGGGCGGTGAGTTCGAGGCGGGCCCCGAGCCCGGCCCGGCCGGCTACGGGACGAAGATCTGGCGGGTACGGGCGATGCTGCCCATGGTGAACGACAAGGAGCCCTCGGCATGA
- a CDS encoding response regulator: protein MIRVVVAEDQNSVRAGLVLILGSAPDIEVVGEAGDGEEAVRLARGLRPDLVLMDVQMPLLDGVSATRQVVEEGLADVLVLTTFDLDEYVFGALRAGAAGFLLKNTEAKDLIEAVRTVARGEGLIAPAVTRRLLAEFASPTPVPSPDAPDTAVLDVLTRREREVLSCLGEGLSNAEIAVRLRMAEATVKTHVSRLLGKLELRSRVQAAVLAQELGI, encoded by the coding sequence ATGATCCGGGTAGTGGTCGCGGAGGACCAGAACTCCGTCAGGGCCGGTCTGGTCCTGATTCTGGGCAGCGCCCCCGACATCGAGGTGGTGGGCGAGGCCGGGGACGGTGAGGAGGCGGTGCGGCTGGCCCGGGGCCTGCGGCCCGACCTGGTGCTGATGGATGTGCAGATGCCGCTGCTGGACGGGGTGTCGGCGACCCGTCAGGTCGTCGAGGAGGGCCTTGCGGACGTCCTGGTGCTGACGACGTTCGACCTCGACGAGTACGTCTTCGGCGCGCTGCGCGCGGGGGCCGCGGGTTTCCTGCTGAAGAACACCGAGGCGAAGGACCTGATCGAGGCGGTACGCACGGTCGCGCGCGGCGAGGGCCTGATCGCGCCGGCCGTGACCCGGCGGCTGCTCGCGGAGTTCGCGTCGCCCACCCCCGTACCGTCACCGGACGCACCGGACACGGCCGTGCTCGACGTACTGACGCGGCGCGAGCGCGAGGTGCTCTCCTGCCTGGGCGAGGGGCTGTCGAACGCCGAGATCGCGGTACGGCTCCGGATGGCCGAGGCCACGGTGAAGACGCACGTCAGCAGGCTGCTGGGCAAGCTGGAGCTGCGCAGCCGGGTGCAAGCGGCCGTACTGGCACAGGAGTTGGGGATCTGA
- a CDS encoding cob(I)yrinic acid a,c-diamide adenosyltransferase, translating to MVNLTRIYTRTGDKGTTALGDMSRTSKTDARISAYADANEANAAIGTAVALGGLPEEVVEVLVRVQNDLFDVGADLSTPVVENPEYPPLRVEQGYIDKLEADCDRFLADLDKLRSFILPGGTPGAALLHQACTVVRRAERSTWAAMEVHGETMNPLTATYLNRLSDLLFILARTANKEVGDVLWVPGGER from the coding sequence ATGGTCAATCTGACGCGCATCTACACGCGCACCGGCGACAAGGGCACCACGGCGCTCGGCGACATGAGCCGCACGAGCAAGACCGATGCGCGGATCTCCGCGTACGCGGACGCCAACGAGGCCAACGCGGCCATCGGGACCGCCGTCGCGCTCGGCGGGCTCCCGGAGGAGGTCGTCGAGGTCCTCGTCCGGGTCCAGAACGACCTCTTCGACGTGGGTGCGGACCTGTCCACGCCCGTCGTGGAGAACCCGGAGTACCCGCCGCTGCGCGTGGAACAGGGCTACATCGACAAGCTGGAGGCGGACTGCGACCGCTTCCTGGCGGATCTGGACAAGCTCCGCTCGTTCATCCTGCCGGGCGGCACGCCGGGCGCGGCACTGCTGCACCAGGCGTGCACGGTCGTGCGGCGCGCCGAGCGCTCCACATGGGCGGCCATGGAGGTGCACGGCGAGACGATGAACCCGCTGACGGCCACCTATCTCAACCGGCTCTCGGACCTCCTCTTCATCCTCGCCAGGACGGCGAACAAGGAGGTCGGGGACGTCCTCTGGGTGCCCGGCGGAGAGCGCTAG
- a CDS encoding F0F1 ATP synthase subunit gamma, which yields MGAQLRVYKRRIKSVTATKKITKAMEMISASRIVKAQRKVAASTPYATELTRAVTSVATGSNTKHPLTTEAESPARAAVLLLTSDRGLAGGYSSNAIKTAARLTERLRGEGKEVDTYIVGRKGVAYYGFREMKISDSWTGFTDNPSYANAKDVAAPLIEAIEKETAEGGVDELHIVFTEFVSMLTQTPVDGRLLPLSLDEAKAEAEGGTKDELLPLFDFEPSAEDVLDALLPRYVESRIYNALLQAAASEHASRRKAMKSATDNAGDLIHTYTRLANAARQADITQEISEIVGGASALADATAGSDY from the coding sequence ATGGGAGCCCAGCTCCGGGTCTACAAGCGTCGTATCAAGTCGGTCACCGCGACGAAGAAGATCACCAAGGCGATGGAGATGATCTCCGCCTCGCGCATCGTCAAGGCGCAGCGCAAGGTGGCGGCCTCCACGCCGTACGCGACCGAGCTGACCCGCGCGGTCACGTCGGTGGCGACCGGTTCGAACACGAAGCACCCGCTGACCACGGAGGCGGAGTCCCCGGCCCGTGCCGCGGTCCTGCTCCTCACGAGCGACCGTGGTCTGGCCGGCGGCTACTCCTCCAACGCGATCAAGACGGCCGCCCGGCTCACCGAGCGGCTCCGTGGCGAGGGCAAGGAGGTCGACACGTACATCGTCGGCCGCAAGGGTGTCGCCTACTACGGCTTCCGCGAGATGAAGATCTCGGACTCGTGGACGGGCTTCACCGACAACCCCTCGTACGCCAACGCCAAGGACGTCGCGGCGCCTCTCATCGAGGCGATCGAGAAGGAGACGGCCGAGGGCGGCGTGGACGAGCTCCACATCGTCTTCACCGAGTTCGTCTCGATGCTGACGCAGACGCCGGTCGACGGCCGGCTGCTGCCGCTCAGCCTCGACGAGGCGAAGGCGGAGGCCGAGGGCGGCACGAAGGACGAGCTGCTTCCGCTGTTCGACTTCGAGCCGTCGGCGGAGGACGTCCTCGACGCACTGCTTCCGCGGTACGTCGAGAGCCGGATCTACAACGCACTGCTGCAGGCCGCGGCTTCCGAGCACGCGTCCCGCCGCAAGGCGATGAAGTCGGCGACCGACAACGCGGGTGATCTGATCCACACGTACACCCGACTTGCCAACGCGGCCCGCCAGGCCGACATCACCCAGGAAATCAGCGAGATCGTCGGTGGCGCGAGCGCCCTGGCCGACGCGACCGCGGGGAGTGACTACTAA
- a CDS encoding DUF2550 domain-containing protein, translated as MFLALLVSGLVVALVVIGLFVFGLRRRLIQRSGGTFDCSLRWNVPEEGDHSGKGWVYGVARYNGDRVEWFRVFSYAPRPRRALERSAIEVVSRRLPEGEEELALLSDAVVLGCLHHGTRLELAMSEDALTGFLAWLEAAPPGQRVNVA; from the coding sequence ATGTTCCTCGCTCTGCTCGTGAGCGGACTGGTCGTCGCACTGGTGGTGATCGGGCTCTTCGTCTTCGGTCTGCGCCGCAGGCTGATCCAGCGCTCGGGCGGCACCTTCGACTGCAGCCTGCGCTGGAACGTGCCGGAGGAGGGCGACCACTCGGGCAAGGGCTGGGTGTACGGCGTTGCCCGCTACAACGGTGACCGGGTGGAGTGGTTCCGAGTCTTCTCCTACGCTCCCCGCCCGCGCCGCGCCCTGGAGCGTTCGGCGATCGAGGTGGTCTCGCGCCGCCTGCCCGAGGGCGAGGAGGAGCTGGCGCTGCTGTCCGACGCGGTCGTCCTCGGTTGTCTGCACCACGGCACCCGCCTCGAACTGGCGATGAGCGAGGACGCCCTGACGGGCTTCCTCGCCTGGCTGGAGGCGGCACCTCCCGGCCAACGAGTCAATGTCGCCTGA
- a CDS encoding glycoside hydrolase family 18 chitinase: MSTSTPRTRGRFRSRATAGLTALLLPLAAMVGLATPAQAATSVTATYAKVQDWGSGFEGKWTVKNTGTTSISSWTVEWDFPSGTSVTSAWDADVTSSGTHWTAKNKSWNGTLAPGATVSFGFNGAGAGSPADCRINGGSCDGGTVPGDNPPSAPGTPSASGVTNTSVTLSWTAATDDKGIKNYDVLRDGSRVATVTGLTYTNTGLTAGTDYSYTVQARDTADQTGPVSGARAVRTTGGDPGPGPGSKIKLGYFTNWGVYGRNYHVKNLVTSGTAAKITHINYAFGNVQNGQCTIGDSYADYDKAYTADQSVDGVADTWDQPLRGNFNQLRKLKQRYPHIKILWSFGGWTWSGGFPQAVQNPAAFANSCYNLVEDPRWADVFDGIDLDWEYPNACGLSCDTSGPAAFKNMMQAMRAKFGANNLVTAAITADASAGGKIDKTDYAGAAQHSDWYNVMTYDFFGAFDADGPTAPHSPLTSYAGIPQQGFTSAEAIAKLKAQGVPAGKLLLGIGFYGRGWTGVTQSAPGGSATGPAPGTYEQGIEDYKVLKNTCPANGTVAGTAYAHCGNNWWSYDTPATIGSKMSWAKNQSLGGAFFWEFSGDTTNGELVSAINSGLG; this comes from the coding sequence TTGAGCACGAGTACCCCCCGCACCAGAGGCAGATTCAGATCCAGAGCGACGGCGGGACTCACCGCCCTGCTGCTCCCCCTCGCCGCCATGGTCGGACTCGCCACACCCGCCCAGGCCGCGACCTCCGTCACCGCCACGTACGCCAAGGTCCAGGACTGGGGCTCCGGCTTCGAGGGCAAGTGGACGGTGAAGAACACCGGCACCACCTCGATCAGCTCCTGGACCGTCGAGTGGGACTTCCCCTCCGGCACGTCCGTCACCTCCGCCTGGGACGCCGACGTCACGAGCTCCGGCACCCACTGGACCGCGAAGAACAAGAGCTGGAACGGCACCCTCGCCCCCGGCGCCACGGTGTCCTTCGGCTTCAACGGCGCCGGCGCCGGATCGCCCGCCGACTGCAGGATCAACGGCGGCTCCTGCGACGGCGGCACGGTGCCCGGCGACAACCCGCCGTCCGCTCCCGGGACCCCGTCCGCGAGCGGTGTCACCAACACGTCGGTGACCCTGAGCTGGACCGCGGCCACCGACGACAAGGGCATCAAGAACTACGACGTCCTCCGCGACGGTTCGCGCGTCGCGACCGTCACCGGTCTCACCTACACCAACACCGGGCTCACCGCGGGCACCGACTACTCGTACACCGTGCAGGCCCGCGACACCGCCGACCAGACCGGACCTGTCAGCGGCGCCCGTGCCGTGCGGACCACCGGTGGCGACCCCGGCCCCGGCCCCGGCTCGAAGATCAAGCTGGGCTACTTCACCAACTGGGGCGTCTACGGCCGCAACTACCACGTGAAGAACCTGGTGACCTCCGGCACCGCGGCCAAGATCACCCACATCAACTACGCCTTCGGCAACGTCCAGAACGGCCAGTGCACCATCGGCGACTCCTACGCCGACTACGACAAGGCCTACACCGCCGACCAGTCGGTCGACGGCGTCGCCGACACCTGGGACCAGCCCCTGCGCGGCAACTTCAACCAGCTCCGCAAGCTCAAGCAGCGGTACCCCCACATCAAGATCCTCTGGTCGTTCGGCGGCTGGACCTGGTCCGGCGGCTTCCCGCAGGCGGTCCAGAACCCGGCCGCGTTCGCCAACTCCTGCTACAACCTGGTCGAGGACCCGCGCTGGGCCGATGTCTTCGACGGCATCGACCTCGACTGGGAGTACCCGAACGCCTGCGGCCTGTCCTGCGACACCAGCGGCCCCGCGGCCTTCAAGAACATGATGCAGGCGATGCGTGCCAAGTTCGGCGCGAACAACCTGGTCACGGCCGCCATCACGGCCGACGCGAGCGCCGGTGGCAAGATCGACAAGACCGACTACGCGGGCGCCGCACAGCACTCCGACTGGTACAACGTGATGACGTACGACTTCTTCGGCGCCTTCGACGCGGACGGCCCCACCGCACCGCACTCGCCGCTCACGTCGTACGCCGGCATCCCCCAGCAGGGCTTCACCTCCGCGGAGGCGATCGCCAAGCTCAAGGCCCAGGGCGTCCCGGCGGGCAAGCTGCTGCTGGGCATCGGCTTCTACGGGCGCGGCTGGACGGGCGTCACCCAGTCCGCACCGGGCGGCTCGGCCACCGGACCGGCCCCGGGCACGTACGAGCAGGGCATCGAGGACTACAAGGTCCTCAAGAACACCTGCCCGGCCAACGGGACCGTCGCCGGCACGGCGTACGCCCACTGCGGCAACAACTGGTGGAGCTACGACACCCCGGCGACCATCGGCAGCAAGATGAGCTGGGCGAAGAACCAGAGCCTGGGAGGCGCGTTCTTCTGGGAGTTCAGCGGCGACACCACGAACGGTGAACTGGTGAGCGCCATCAACAGCGGCCTCGGGTAA
- a CDS encoding F0F1 ATP synthase subunit epsilon, translating to MAAELHVELVAADRQVWSGEANLVVARTTSGDIGVMPGHQPLLGVLESGPVTIRTNEGTVVAAVHGGFISFADNKLSLLAEIAELADEIDAQRAERALERAKADDDAAAERRAEVRLRAVAVR from the coding sequence TTGGCTGCTGAGCTGCACGTCGAGCTGGTCGCCGCCGACCGCCAGGTCTGGTCCGGTGAGGCCAACCTGGTCGTCGCGCGCACCACGTCCGGCGACATCGGCGTCATGCCCGGTCACCAGCCGCTGCTCGGTGTGCTGGAGTCGGGCCCGGTGACCATCCGTACGAACGAGGGAACGGTCGTCGCCGCTGTGCACGGCGGGTTCATCTCGTTCGCCGACAACAAGCTGTCGCTGCTGGCGGAGATCGCCGAGCTGGCGGACGAGATCGACGCCCAGCGCGCCGAGCGTGCGCTGGAGCGCGCCAAGGCCGACGACGACGCCGCCGCCGAGCGGCGCGCCGAGGTTCGGCTGCGCGCGGTGGCGGTGCGCTGA